The following nucleotide sequence is from Schistosoma mansoni strain Puerto Rico chromosome 4, complete genome.
CAACACGTTCACAAAGATCCGATTTTAAAGAAAACATGGGCTGAAAGTGAATAAGAAGAAAAGAATAAGATGACACTACCCTACAGGTACTGGCAATATTTTATGTAATACAGAACTTCTTAGAAATGTATTACAGTACACTGATTATCTCACAAGGTATGACAAATGAACTAAGttaatattgtaaataataaatatgaaatatgtTACATACTATGCTTTACCAGTCAGTCTTTAAGTTGTTACTCATATGTCTTGTCAACTATATGTGAAAATATGTAGTGTTTTGAGCTAACTTTGCCAGCTATACATTTATTTTactgatgtatatatatgtggCTTGAAAAGCATTAACATATATCTCAAAAAATTGCATTGCTTCCTATTTTGCAAAGAAAAAAGTATCGAAACATGAAGTCACTGAATGTTCACCGACTAATATTCAAATTTTCTCCAGATGATTGAAAATAATCTCAAAAAGTTTGTTTTGTAACAAATCATACACTAATTATGTATTCACCTCAGAGTGTGGATAACATAAACGAATGACTCTTAAATACTTTTGGATGTTGGGTATGCTTCTTAAAACATTCCCATTACAAACCAGAAAATTAGTGGACAGTGAACTGTGGAGAATTTTGATATTTCGAGATGAACTTTAAatttgatgtatttatattatcAACTAATGTAAATCAGCTAGTCAGATGGTTTAAATGATCTTCATATATTCCTGTTATTATCGTTAATCAAACAGATTCAATGAATCACCCCGCGTTTATAATAAATCAAAACTCGAGGACAAAAgtaaatattcataataaatagtgTTCAAAGAATCTAATCATTTAAGAGTAAATTCAATCAAACAGATAAGATACATGATTTAACTCACTTGCTTCCTTACATCATTCGGAGTACATATTACATTAACAACTGATGGGACTTTTAATGCCCCATTATGTTTTTCATCTACACACGTTGAAGAAGGAACATTGGGCACAGATCTCGTGTTAGTAATGATGCATTGAAAATCACTTAAATTATTTACGCTTGCGTTAGGACGATTCAGTACATCTTTGActatgaattgattttgaattgACTGTTGTGTGAAAGTTTCAACTTGATTAACACAAAGATTGTTCGATACTAACGATGTTTCTGCAGATGACGTTGATAATGAAGTTTTGTATTTGTCGCACACGTTCGTTGGTAATATTTCGTGTTCAGATAATTCAGAGGTAGAATAATGCATAACACAACTTGAACAATTCGCCATTAAATCCTGATGATCAGAATTAGATGTATAGGGATTGTTACTAGAAATAAAATTGGAAGTATTAACATGTGGTGTTGACATCAAAGGATCTATGTTGTTTGAAAGATCATTGTCATTACAAGACATAAGTTCATCCGATGTACCTTGTCGTAAAGATAGTAATTCCGGAGAAAGAATGTGATGTTTATTTGTATTATCAGCCATACAATCAGGAGTTTGACTGAAATAGGACTTTTCATAACTCGGATCTGATGAAATATCTATATGATCAAAAGGTGAATGTGGACAACCTGATGATTCAGGTGATAATGTAGGTGGCTGGGCATTGTCTAGTAAGTGAGAATGTCCTAATGATGGTGAGCGAAGGATAGGTATACATAGGGATGCCAATCGAGCTTCATGATCTATATCCTCAATATCAGAATCACCAGCAGAAACAACGTCCACCAAATCACTCGGTATTTGACGTGTAGATTCACTAACAAATTGAACAAGTTCGCTAGGAACCAAATCACTTTCTTCCTCTTCAAGATTAGGTGGGCAATTACTGTAAACAGGTAAACAGTCACTTTCATCAACACACTGGTCAAGTACTGAATTTGCAGTTGATAGTGAAATACTTGCTGAAGATGAACAATCTAAACTTAGAGGGACATATCTCAATGACTGGAAATCAGCAAATGCACCGGATAGAGGACTAGATGGAAAAtcttttaaatcaataaatgaagaggaaatttcAACTTGTGATTTTAAGTAAACTTGTGACCTTTTTGAGAAATCAGAACCGTTATGACTATGTAATGTGTTTGAGTTCAATAAGCACTTGTTGGCAACTGGGTCTTGACAAACGTCAATATGACTTCCGAATTTCGTAAGTGTGGCAGCCAAAATTGGAGACGGGTGAGGACGTGATGCCAACTTTTCAAAAACTTCTTGCATTCCTGGAATAGAGTTATTATTGGTTGGGGCTTCATCACTCAATGGCGTAGGCAATGGTGATAAGTAAAAATCAGATTCATCGCCCGTTTTGATCAAACCACAATCTTGTGTTAAATTGACTGCCTCACTAACAATAAACGGCTGCAACTTTAAGGAGCCATGGTTAGTTACCAGTCTAGTTTGACTGCTCATCTAAAAAGACGAAATCACAAGCAAAACACTAAAAAATACTTTCTACTACATAAAGTCATGTCACAGTTTCACACATAACTTCTAAAAAGCGTAAAATAATACTAATATTTACTGTTATTGAGAAGCGTGTGGTCTAAAAATTCACTAATTTAAACAAATCTTGTCATTTATTAAACACAGAAATTGAtgaaaatatcaatgaaaaatGAGCCAAGAGTAGtttctcaactatttaaatataTACCTATCTTTTTATCAACCAGAGCTTATACAGATATCTTTCACAAATGCGCTTCACTTATAAATACAGTTTGCATTTTTGATGGAACTAATTAATGTTTAGTAACAGAGATGCACAGAGTTCAGAATTTGAACTGAGAATTTTTCTCATCTCATACGAAAGTCGTGATATACTTATACTCAAACACTAGTCGGTCGACAAGTTAAATTTCAGATTTCTATATCCATTATAGGAAGCATAGGAAATTTGATTGACATTTGAATTTGTCATAGAGTTCATAAAACCAAATTCCATCTTTAGATATTACAAAAGTGATGGAAATTTATTCGAAATGTGCTACTACTTTTCGTCCACACTGAAATAAACTTAGTTTATGAACAGCAAACGTACGGCTGATTAGCAAAAGACATGTTTGAAAATTCCCACTGGGAGATATGTGCTTTCGAATAAAATATCACTATCGTAAATCAAATAGAAGGCATCGAAACTTCAAGGATATATTAACTATAGGACCAAAACCAAACCAAGGATTCATAGAACTGACAAGTGAAAGGATTATTCAGTAAAAACCACCCAGTTTTCACTTGAGTTTTAAGTACTAACCACAATCCACAAAGGTTgaagtattttaaaaataaaacatagtCTAGAGGATCGATTAAAAATTACAATGTAAGTTTTCTGTCTAATAAATACGAGGACTCAGATATTAAGGTCATTAGTTTCGGACTCAACTCAACCACCAACTAATCAAATACCATATTGACCCCTCACCATTGCTCACCATCTCAACTTTGGTAGCTCACCTTTATTCAGGCAAATTCGTGCGATCCTGATAAATAGCTGCTGCATCAGCCCAATGGACCTGGAAATTTGACAGTGACTGACCACAAATATCCTTTTATTTAAATCACCTGGCCCCTAACTCACCAGACATAATTCTGCGAATTGTGTTGTCAAGAATGAAAAATCATCATGTGATGGCGGCACTTAGGTAATGTAAAGACGATGAAACGTAAGACAGAAAAACGGCTGAGAAGTCCgatttttgtttttagaaataGGGATGGAAATCAAACAAATGTATCGTTCAAACGTAAAGTATTTCAAAGGGAGTAAATTTAACTTGTTCTAAGTTTTGTAAAATAACTTTGTTGGGAGCCCAGTTAGTGTTTTGCTTCGAAAACACTTCGTAGTTTCCTACGGACTACTCAAAAAAGGCCTTATATAACtaaattattgttgtttttcCACTTTATCTGGCAGCTTAAAAAACAATCTTTA
It contains:
- a CDS encoding putative serine-rich repeat protein, which translates into the protein MSSQTRLVTNHGSLKLQPFIVSEAVNLTQDCGLIKTGDESDFYLSPLPTPLSDEAPTNNNSIPGMQEVFEKLASRPHPSPILAATLTKFGSHIDVCQDPVANKCLLNSNTLHSHNGSDFSKRSQVYLKSQVEISSSFIDLKDFPSSPLSGAFADFQSLRYVPLSLDCSSSASISLSTANSVLDQCVDESDCLPVYSNCPPNLEEEESDLVPSELVQFVSESTRQIPSDLVDVVSAGDSDIEDIDHEARLASLCIPILRSPSLGHSHLLDNAQPPTLSPESSGCPHSPFDHIDISSDPSYEKSYFSQTPDCMADNTNKHHILSPELLSLRQGTSDELMSCNDNDLSNNIDPLMSTPHVNTSNFISSNNPYTSNSDHQDLMANCSSCVMHYSTSELSEHEILPTNVCDKYKTSLSTSSAETSLVSNNLCVNQVETFTQQSIQNQFIVKDVLNRPNASVNNLSDFQCIITNTRSVPNVPSSTCVDEKHNGALKVPSVVNVICTPNDVRKQPMFSLKSDLCERVDSTVGGNYHQDKSSFPEQIINVDPQSTICELPFIPNLRFTTLIGSSSQNASLATISQSSSSLSSFDQVFSSNIIRESICESNKCGKQLIVSSQIRSSFATPNDHPFTSSPFTTSCFTENGYVDGFTSISSKEGGSVTHTPLIIPTPSFHMAPHPVSTQSTFVVSHPVTPGVISPAELQSSAPIVLSLKGRACVEAPQSQLASLSTSSGCVLLPLQIINSLPTVSPEFSYITK